One Roseimaritima multifibrata DNA window includes the following coding sequences:
- a CDS encoding PEP-CTERM sorting domain-containing protein (PEP-CTERM proteins occur, often in large numbers, in the proteomes of bacteria that also encode an exosortase, a predicted intramembrane cysteine proteinase. The presence of a PEP-CTERM domain at a protein's C-terminus predicts cleavage within the sorting domain, followed by covalent anchoring to some some component of the (usually Gram-negative) cell surface. Many PEP-CTERM proteins exhibit an unusual sequence composition that includes large numbers of potential glycosylation sites. Expression of one such protein has been shown restore the ability of a bacterium to form floc, a type of biofilm.) — translation MNSRTLFLLTIILLMLCGARSANAAIMITATPSAASYEVGDSGVLNLLIYSDSSDELDSYFYGLNITGGGVVFTDPQSEDFLTNGDYVFSGRSANFLNTWPATLVGGGGSTITVGDNTEDPLLPFTPLPIALPGIGSPKMLAQLEFEAISAGLVEFDFDPFSTFFDQSFNDFALTATGTSITVNASAVPEPASILILSVACVGAGWTHRRRKRTAAVTAS, via the coding sequence ATGAATTCCAGAACCCTATTTTTATTAACGATAATCCTGCTGATGCTCTGCGGAGCCAGATCCGCAAATGCCGCTATCATGATTACCGCCACTCCGTCCGCGGCCAGCTATGAGGTCGGTGACAGTGGCGTGCTGAATCTGCTGATCTACAGTGACTCATCCGACGAGCTGGATTCCTATTTTTACGGCCTGAACATTACCGGCGGCGGGGTCGTGTTTACGGATCCGCAGAGCGAAGATTTTCTCACCAACGGGGACTACGTCTTTTCTGGTCGCAGTGCGAACTTCCTCAATACCTGGCCCGCAACCTTGGTAGGCGGTGGCGGAAGCACGATCACGGTCGGCGACAACACCGAAGACCCGCTCCTCCCTTTTACTCCATTGCCCATTGCACTGCCGGGCATTGGGTCACCAAAGATGCTTGCTCAGCTAGAATTCGAAGCGATTTCTGCCGGACTGGTCGAATTCGATTTTGATCCTTTCTCAACGTTTTTCGATCAGAGCTTCAACGATTTCGCACTCACCGCCACGGGTACCAGCATCACGGTGAATGCGTCCGCCGTTCCGGAACCGGCCAGCATCTTGATACTCAGTGTTGCCTGCGTCGGCGCGGGATGGACGCATCGTCGCCGCAAACGGACGGCCGCCGTGACGGCAAGTTAA
- a CDS encoding KpsF/GutQ family sugar-phosphate isomerase: MNDLDVIRRVLIAERDALSRLVDAIPDQVGELLDLLDGLAGRLIVVGLGKSGIAGRKVAATFNSTGVAAVYLHPSEALHGDLGIVSSDDIALCISHSGETDEVLSLIPHFERLGVTTVSITSRRESTLARRTHQALVVPHTGEADGWNLIPTCSTMVVLAICDALAISHLERRGFTADQFAGFHPGGSLGRKSLLRVRDLMLTEDAVPLIDYSTPLSTAIETMSSGGLGCILSRSEKDSQWSIFTDGDLRRLIASSVNLTDKTIGQVATANPKSIEAQELAAKALHLMEENRIMVLVVTEEGKNSGILHMHHVLRAGLA, translated from the coding sequence ATGAACGATCTTGATGTGATACGGCGCGTTCTGATCGCTGAAAGAGATGCCCTTTCACGGCTGGTCGATGCGATTCCTGATCAGGTCGGTGAACTATTAGATTTGTTAGATGGTCTCGCGGGACGATTGATCGTTGTTGGCCTGGGCAAGTCTGGAATCGCCGGTCGAAAGGTCGCCGCTACGTTCAACAGTACGGGTGTAGCTGCAGTTTACCTCCATCCCAGCGAAGCACTCCACGGCGATCTGGGAATCGTGTCCAGTGATGATATTGCCCTCTGCATCTCTCACAGTGGGGAGACCGACGAGGTTCTCTCGCTGATTCCGCATTTCGAACGCTTGGGAGTCACGACGGTATCCATTACCAGCCGCCGCGAATCTACGTTGGCGAGGCGGACCCATCAGGCACTGGTTGTACCACACACCGGGGAAGCAGACGGTTGGAACTTGATCCCGACTTGCTCCACCATGGTTGTGCTAGCAATTTGTGATGCATTGGCCATCTCGCATCTCGAGCGACGTGGATTCACCGCCGATCAGTTTGCGGGATTTCATCCAGGTGGATCACTCGGACGGAAGTCACTGCTGCGAGTTCGAGACTTGATGCTCACAGAAGACGCTGTACCTCTAATCGACTACAGCACGCCTCTGTCCACAGCAATTGAAACAATGTCGTCGGGTGGGCTTGGATGCATCCTGTCCCGAAGTGAGAAGGATTCCCAGTGGAGCATCTTTACCGATGGAGACTTAAGACGTTTGATCGCATCGAGCGTAAATCTCACTGACAAGACCATCGGCCAGGTAGCAACAGCGAATCCGAAATCGATCGAGGCTCAGGAATTGGCCGCCAAAGCCCTCCACCTGATGGAAGAAAACCGAATCATGGTCCTTGTTGTCACCGAGGAAGGAAAGAACTCCGGGATCCTCCACATGCATCACGTATTACGCGCAGGCTTGGCATGA
- a CDS encoding tetratricopeptide repeat protein has translation MMKPQILWLMLVCLTGCAGLPSFDRSPASNERSESKSNPRTQPSLTDPGNQELAIAWETARLAEQRGMDPEAIDAYLQVRKHAPNKPGVAHALAVLYDRSGMTDAASREYQAALQESPSDANLHCDYGYFLYSTGESEGAEASLREALRLQPDHQQATINLALVIGSQGGYDEAHALFTKAIGPAAALHNVGMLRLRAGDTEKAKTMLAEAKRRDPSISQGESVLSWLSSSPTPNGLGVAARPSS, from the coding sequence ATGATGAAACCGCAAATCTTGTGGCTGATGCTCGTTTGTCTGACCGGCTGTGCCGGACTGCCGAGTTTCGACCGATCGCCTGCTTCAAATGAACGCAGCGAATCGAAATCGAATCCTCGCACGCAACCGAGTTTGACCGATCCAGGCAATCAGGAGTTGGCGATTGCCTGGGAGACCGCACGCTTGGCCGAACAGCGGGGCATGGATCCTGAAGCGATCGATGCCTACTTGCAAGTTCGTAAACACGCCCCAAATAAGCCAGGTGTCGCGCACGCATTGGCGGTGCTGTACGATCGGTCGGGAATGACCGACGCCGCTTCACGCGAATACCAAGCGGCACTGCAGGAAAGTCCCAGTGACGCCAACTTGCACTGTGACTATGGCTATTTCCTCTACTCAACCGGCGAGAGCGAAGGAGCGGAAGCGAGCTTGCGGGAAGCCTTGCGGCTGCAGCCGGATCACCAGCAGGCGACGATCAACTTGGCTTTAGTGATCGGCAGCCAAGGCGGTTACGACGAAGCTCACGCGTTGTTTACCAAAGCGATCGGTCCCGCAGCAGCGCTGCACAACGTCGGAATGTTGCGGCTTCGAGCTGGCGACACCGAAAAGGCGAAGACGATGCTGGCGGAAGCAAAACGCCGGGATCCCAGCATTTCGCAGGGCGAATCGGTGTTGAGCTGGCTGTCGTCGTCCCCCACCCCTAACGGGTTAGGCGTCGCAGCCCGCCCGTCATCTTAG
- a CDS encoding HoxN/HupN/NixA family nickel/cobalt transporter, with protein sequence MHDHAHELTLGLAFGLGMLHALEPGHGKTAMLVYLSGERRSIWHPLVMGVSSGLAHSVSLIAIAMAVHLTHHLVTGDHHHDDEVLTQSLQWISAALVMCVGVWMLWAAWRSKPMSCGCKSHREHACESQSVSKRSSYSMSALLGVAFGLLPCPSALAAYFTSMSTGSPVAAYTVIGLFAAGIATSLTVVGILLQRFGGKLIRKDSRLGKLPWSYIRALLILAVGTFYCGRLALTV encoded by the coding sequence ATGCACGATCATGCCCACGAATTGACGCTCGGACTGGCGTTTGGACTGGGCATGCTTCATGCGCTCGAGCCGGGGCATGGGAAAACTGCGATGCTGGTTTACTTGTCGGGCGAACGCCGCAGTATCTGGCATCCACTGGTGATGGGCGTCTCTAGTGGCTTGGCCCATTCGGTTTCGTTGATTGCGATCGCTATGGCGGTGCATCTGACTCATCACCTGGTTACGGGCGATCATCATCACGATGATGAAGTCCTTACGCAGTCGTTGCAGTGGATTAGTGCGGCGTTGGTGATGTGCGTGGGCGTGTGGATGCTCTGGGCTGCGTGGCGGTCCAAGCCGATGAGTTGCGGTTGTAAATCGCATCGCGAGCACGCGTGTGAATCGCAAAGCGTTTCCAAACGATCGAGCTATTCGATGAGTGCTCTGCTGGGTGTCGCTTTTGGGCTTTTGCCTTGCCCTTCGGCGCTGGCAGCCTACTTCACCAGCATGTCGACCGGTTCGCCAGTCGCCGCTTACACCGTGATCGGCTTATTCGCCGCCGGCATCGCTACGTCCCTGACCGTTGTCGGTATTTTGCTGCAACGCTTCGGTGGAAAGCTAATTCGCAAAGACAGCCGACTGGGAAAATTACCCTGGTCCTATATCCGCGCCCTGCTGATCCTGGCCGTCGGCACTTTCTACTGCGGCCGACTTGCCCTGACCGTCTGA
- a CDS encoding class I SAM-dependent methyltransferase, translating to MRLRQKSERLVVSLFRAMGYSIRKIPKLPERVRGYEGADYADARVNVGCGERVEGSYIGCDVRDLPHVEIVCDAWNLSQHAANLAEVYTRHMVEHLTIWEVELALKDWFRALKPGGQVHIIVPDLRFHMEQYMRATWTDLNWGMLTSDARQGFAGLFGWQRETEFDPDVEESLPLYWDVHKSGFDIYSLTFFLQRAGFVGIECVVEDECHLHGRARKPAKNLS from the coding sequence ATGCGTCTCAGACAGAAATCAGAACGGCTTGTGGTCAGCCTGTTTCGCGCCATGGGCTACAGTATTCGAAAGATTCCTAAGTTGCCAGAGCGAGTGCGTGGCTACGAAGGAGCAGACTATGCCGACGCACGCGTAAATGTAGGCTGCGGTGAACGCGTTGAAGGTAGCTATATCGGATGCGACGTTCGCGATCTTCCTCATGTAGAGATCGTGTGCGACGCTTGGAACCTTTCTCAACATGCCGCTAACCTTGCCGAAGTCTACACGCGGCATATGGTCGAGCACCTTACGATTTGGGAAGTCGAGCTCGCCTTAAAAGATTGGTTTCGGGCTCTTAAGCCGGGCGGGCAAGTTCACATCATCGTTCCAGACCTGCGGTTTCATATGGAACAGTACATGCGGGCGACGTGGACCGATCTGAACTGGGGTATGTTGACATCTGATGCACGCCAAGGATTTGCGGGGCTGTTTGGGTGGCAACGGGAAACAGAATTTGACCCGGACGTGGAAGAATCGCTTCCCCTCTACTGGGACGTGCATAAGAGCGGATTCGATATTTATTCTCTGACTTTCTTCCTGCAACGCGCAGGTTTTGTCGGAATTGAATGCGTCGTTGAAGATGAATGTCATCTGCACGGTCGCGCGAGAAAACCAGCCAAAAACCTTTCATAA
- a CDS encoding capsular polysaccharide export protein, LipB/KpsS family: MASPYARIGLDCVADCLAMDGYRVIRWQGPYARRFKFVASAIPDCDAAVIWNGLKPRYQSPVKTLKRKKIPFLVMEVGWYPQAGTYQIDSDGINVGASWVQTLLRQKSSMSSPVTLNQNGMDLLVIMQNDADSQITHFSPYFDRMSEFLRFLIGASYLPLRIRFHPRHPPGIRLKKLIRRHCDKLTVDRSPSLSSALDQALAVASVNSSSGVEAMDRQLPVLCFGESIYGVTGAVYRLNRDPEKTRHVTQELSQGRCDLDSALIQLVVSTIKSHQLPVEQIPKQIKPMIKSLVSGS, from the coding sequence ATGGCCAGCCCTTACGCCCGTATTGGGCTTGATTGCGTTGCTGACTGTTTGGCCATGGACGGATACCGCGTGATTCGGTGGCAAGGACCCTACGCGAGAAGGTTCAAGTTTGTTGCATCGGCGATCCCGGATTGCGACGCTGCGGTCATTTGGAATGGGTTGAAACCACGCTATCAAAGTCCAGTGAAGACCCTTAAGCGTAAAAAGATCCCGTTTCTCGTAATGGAAGTTGGGTGGTATCCGCAAGCGGGGACCTATCAAATCGATAGCGACGGCATCAATGTTGGCGCAAGCTGGGTGCAGACGCTACTCAGGCAAAAAAGTTCAATGAGTTCACCCGTCACATTGAATCAAAACGGAATGGATCTGCTGGTGATCATGCAGAATGATGCCGATTCGCAAATCACGCATTTCTCACCATATTTTGACCGGATGTCTGAGTTTTTGAGGTTTTTAATTGGGGCTTCATATTTGCCGTTGCGTATAAGGTTTCATCCGCGACATCCTCCAGGGATCCGCCTCAAGAAGTTGATTCGTCGGCACTGTGACAAACTCACTGTCGATCGCTCCCCAAGTTTGTCGTCAGCACTTGATCAAGCCCTTGCCGTAGCCTCGGTGAATTCATCTTCGGGGGTTGAGGCGATGGATCGTCAACTGCCGGTTCTCTGTTTCGGCGAATCGATCTATGGCGTGACGGGCGCAGTTTACCGGCTCAATCGCGATCCTGAGAAAACGAGACACGTTACGCAGGAATTGTCCCAGGGACGGTGTGACCTCGATTCTGCATTGATTCAGTTGGTCGTGTCGACGATTAAGTCACATCAGTTGCCAGTGGAACAAATTCCCAAACAGATTAAACCTATGATTAAATCCCTCGTTTCAGGCAGTTAA
- a CDS encoding type II and III secretion system protein family protein: MPGLGTLRRTILRLASAVVFAFACVPTASIAQGLSSPQNPALALPSPIASPPVRRAPEAYTVDTSGPQNPSRKEQRFLIERIDPERTLDVTVGRPSILRFKVPAFRDQVGDPGIVDVLSLTETELSITGKKVGSTVLNLWFKDPANPSGQEVLSYLIRVSDDPERSRHYDVLLENLERDLNHGFPNSVVDLSYVGSQVVVRGKARDIEEATHLLRIVSQSLPTDDQVDQSVSTVPAVSQNSAAPGLLQPTSFQAVEGFTIDEITNAGGVNSVFRGDSVTGANATQINNRVVNMLEIAGVHQVMLKVTLAEVVRDSGRSLIATTRFGVDSDNTSDISFTQETGLGRLTFQTDQFFLRFDALKRLGMARSLSEPNLTTLSGQPANFLVGGQFPILESVSTVAAVNQNISYVPFGVQLSVLPTVTDGDRIRLQLQATISETDSGGIGTGNDDQNNDPSQPPSLTTRTFTSTVELRDTESLALAGLIRNSLSSSSARVPFLGDLPYVGNLFSQNSSNFQEQELLVIVTPYLVSPVSATTPLALPGSDTFEPDDLEFFLRGSIYGSVPEDYRTPVRSDVSKMHAFRSSEQKYIIGLPGHSSGRPLPACPSPANQILREVP, from the coding sequence ATGCCTGGCTTGGGCACACTTCGACGAACCATTCTGCGGCTGGCGTCCGCTGTGGTGTTCGCATTCGCTTGCGTGCCAACGGCGTCGATCGCACAGGGCTTATCCAGTCCTCAGAATCCTGCACTGGCACTGCCTAGTCCCATTGCCTCGCCCCCGGTGCGGCGTGCTCCGGAAGCTTACACGGTTGACACAAGTGGCCCGCAAAATCCGAGTCGCAAAGAGCAACGTTTCCTGATCGAACGCATCGATCCGGAACGAACGCTCGACGTGACCGTCGGACGCCCTTCAATTCTGCGGTTTAAGGTGCCTGCGTTTCGCGATCAAGTGGGGGATCCCGGGATCGTTGATGTGTTGAGCCTGACGGAAACCGAGTTGAGCATCACCGGCAAGAAGGTCGGTTCGACCGTGCTGAATCTGTGGTTCAAAGATCCCGCTAACCCAAGCGGCCAAGAGGTGCTGAGCTACCTGATCCGGGTCTCGGACGATCCGGAACGATCGCGTCATTACGACGTTCTGTTGGAAAACTTGGAGCGCGATCTCAACCATGGTTTCCCCAATAGTGTCGTTGATTTGAGCTACGTTGGTTCGCAAGTCGTCGTCCGCGGGAAAGCTCGCGACATCGAAGAGGCAACGCACCTTTTGAGGATTGTCTCACAGAGTTTGCCTACGGATGATCAGGTCGACCAATCGGTGAGCACCGTACCCGCCGTTTCGCAGAATTCCGCTGCTCCCGGTTTGCTGCAGCCAACGTCATTTCAGGCGGTCGAAGGTTTCACGATTGATGAGATCACTAACGCTGGCGGCGTGAATTCGGTCTTTCGAGGCGACTCAGTGACGGGCGCTAATGCCACTCAAATCAATAACCGCGTGGTCAACATGTTGGAGATCGCGGGCGTTCATCAGGTGATGCTAAAAGTTACGCTGGCGGAAGTCGTTCGCGATTCGGGGCGCAGTCTGATCGCCACGACGCGATTCGGTGTCGATTCCGACAATACCAGCGACATCTCGTTCACCCAAGAAACGGGACTGGGGCGATTGACGTTTCAGACCGATCAGTTCTTTTTGCGATTCGATGCACTGAAACGACTGGGAATGGCTCGCTCGTTATCCGAACCGAACCTGACCACGCTCAGCGGCCAACCGGCAAATTTCCTGGTCGGAGGGCAGTTCCCCATCCTCGAGTCGGTGTCGACCGTCGCGGCGGTTAATCAGAACATTTCCTATGTCCCATTCGGCGTCCAGCTTTCTGTCCTGCCGACAGTGACCGACGGCGATCGGATTCGATTGCAATTGCAGGCAACGATCTCGGAAACGGACAGCGGCGGGATTGGCACGGGGAACGACGATCAGAACAACGATCCCAGCCAACCACCTAGCCTGACAACGCGAACGTTTACGTCGACAGTGGAGCTGCGGGACACCGAGTCGTTGGCGCTCGCTGGATTGATTCGAAATTCACTAAGCAGTTCCTCGGCACGAGTTCCTTTCCTGGGGGACCTGCCCTACGTCGGGAATTTGTTTTCGCAGAACTCGTCGAATTTCCAAGAACAAGAATTGCTGGTCATTGTGACGCCTTATTTGGTTTCGCCGGTTTCGGCCACAACTCCGCTGGCGCTCCCCGGCAGCGATACTTTTGAACCGGATGACCTGGAGTTCTTCTTGCGAGGATCGATTTATGGATCCGTTCCGGAAGACTATCGCACGCCGGTTCGCAGTGACGTGTCGAAAATGCACGCATTTCGTAGCAGCGAACAGAAATACATCATCGGACTTCCTGGGCATTCCTCCGGTCGCCCGTTGCCAGCGTGTCCGTCGCCTGCCAACCAAATCCTGCGTGAGGTGCCCTGA
- a CDS encoding class I SAM-dependent methyltransferase, with amino-acid sequence MFHPDRDEIVVKRCGGKRVLHIGACDSPHAQEKLNSGMLLHTKITEVAGECLGIDIDQESIDLLRKRGIDNIELRNLHDLDHSSFDADVIVFGETIEHLENPGECLASLHRYMGESAQLIVSTPNCFGLWLFTQSLRNFEKLHDDHQIGFTLGLLSQHLNRFGFKIDQFYFTFLPRAKSKWWRNCWRGIAKVRPGVAETLCVVCSKNQRT; translated from the coding sequence TTGTTTCACCCCGATCGCGACGAGATCGTCGTCAAGCGATGCGGGGGAAAACGAGTCTTGCACATTGGCGCCTGTGACAGCCCACATGCTCAGGAAAAACTCAACTCGGGCATGTTGTTACACACAAAAATCACGGAAGTTGCAGGTGAATGCTTGGGTATCGATATCGATCAAGAATCGATCGATTTGCTCAGGAAAAGGGGCATCGACAATATCGAATTGCGCAACCTGCACGACCTTGATCATTCCAGTTTTGATGCTGATGTGATCGTTTTCGGCGAAACAATTGAACATCTCGAGAATCCTGGAGAATGTCTCGCCAGTCTTCATCGCTATATGGGCGAATCTGCTCAGCTAATCGTTTCCACGCCGAATTGTTTTGGTCTTTGGCTATTCACGCAGTCGCTTCGGAATTTTGAGAAGCTTCACGACGATCACCAAATAGGATTTACGCTAGGCCTGCTTTCTCAGCATTTGAATCGTTTTGGCTTTAAGATCGATCAGTTCTATTTTACCTTTCTTCCAAGAGCGAAGTCTAAATGGTGGCGGAATTGTTGGCGTGGGATAGCAAAAGTTCGTCCGGGAGTTGCTGAAACACTGTGCGTGGTCTGTTCCAAGAATCAAAGAACGTAA
- a CDS encoding lipopolysaccharide biosynthesis protein: MVIRESLQNPQNKEYIAGSYFLLCAGVGVLAFLLTALTVCFLPIGNDEKLAYWLIAFGNLGACLFPLALFDAEQLQVEAAVIATICEVCTLSALAFCWWIEWITVPIAAVFFGAKWWACALIGLADFKRRHRSFRPRIDHSTLLKLWRSARVLSVGTILNVAPAAIGVTLTRILFGPIQAGLFAVAAFVFRAHAMLIGLLTRTVYPHVIGRFGETLSFKRRLFAAYFGVTLTLTIMAAVCSELGIRYVLPKEFVHARWMIALMLVAATVRVGGIIGNMYLIAQQKEHQLTVIAILSVVAFTVSLSLPIDIAGGSQVAFSTIVSAAITLLSLVGLSAPPNSESLE, translated from the coding sequence GTGGTCATTCGTGAGAGCCTTCAAAATCCGCAGAACAAGGAATACATCGCTGGTTCCTATTTCCTGCTTTGCGCTGGCGTCGGGGTTCTGGCATTCCTCCTGACGGCTCTGACTGTGTGCTTCCTTCCGATCGGGAATGACGAGAAGCTAGCGTATTGGCTAATCGCGTTCGGAAATTTAGGTGCATGTTTATTTCCGCTGGCATTATTTGATGCAGAACAATTGCAAGTTGAGGCGGCTGTCATCGCAACCATATGTGAGGTGTGCACTCTATCTGCACTTGCCTTTTGCTGGTGGATCGAATGGATCACCGTTCCTATTGCAGCGGTTTTCTTTGGAGCCAAGTGGTGGGCTTGCGCGTTAATCGGTCTGGCCGACTTTAAACGAAGGCATCGAAGTTTCCGGCCACGAATCGACCATTCTACTCTACTTAAACTCTGGAGGTCGGCGAGGGTTTTGTCTGTGGGTACGATACTGAACGTCGCACCAGCTGCGATTGGCGTTACGCTCACACGGATCCTGTTTGGGCCGATTCAAGCGGGCCTGTTTGCCGTCGCGGCATTTGTTTTTCGAGCTCACGCAATGCTGATTGGTCTCCTGACGCGAACAGTCTATCCACACGTGATCGGAAGGTTTGGTGAAACGCTGTCCTTCAAACGCCGCTTATTTGCAGCCTATTTTGGAGTGACGCTGACGCTGACGATCATGGCAGCGGTTTGCAGTGAATTAGGGATTCGTTACGTGTTGCCGAAAGAGTTCGTACATGCACGCTGGATGATCGCACTCATGCTGGTCGCTGCGACTGTTCGCGTCGGTGGGATCATCGGCAACATGTACTTAATTGCCCAGCAAAAGGAACATCAACTAACCGTGATTGCTATTTTGAGCGTCGTAGCGTTCACAGTATCTCTTTCGCTTCCAATTGATATCGCCGGCGGCAGTCAGGTGGCTTTTTCAACGATCGTTTCAGCGGCGATAACATTGCTCAGCCTAGTCGGATTGTCCGCCCCCCCAAACTCTGAGTCACTCGAATGA